In Oscillatoria acuminata PCC 6304, a single window of DNA contains:
- a CDS encoding chemotaxis protein CheW — protein MTEKCWNQIGIQGDRSCSELNTVIHCRNCPIYTRAGRNLLERDAPENYRAEWTDLLAQTPTTLGGDRNALPQLQRATAEFFDPISLVIFRLGVEWLALAASTFQEITQPCTLHTLPHRTNEILLGLVNIRGELLPYISLSNLLGLERQGTHPKPLNPQGDLTRTVYSRMVVVNIQGDIWVFSVDEIEGIHRCDRHLIEEVPAVVSKAPITYTKWIVNWQDKKVNYLDEEFVFSSLKRRIL, from the coding sequence ATGACCGAAAAGTGCTGGAATCAAATCGGAATACAGGGCGATCGCTCTTGTTCCGAACTCAATACCGTCATCCATTGCCGCAACTGCCCTATTTATACCCGGGCAGGACGCAATTTATTGGAACGGGATGCTCCAGAAAACTACAGGGCTGAATGGACGGATTTACTCGCTCAAACCCCAACAACCCTAGGGGGCGATCGCAATGCTCTCCCCCAACTCCAACGCGCAACGGCAGAATTTTTTGACCCGATTTCTCTAGTGATTTTTCGCCTGGGGGTAGAATGGTTAGCACTGGCCGCCTCTACATTCCAAGAAATAACTCAGCCTTGTACGCTTCATACTTTACCCCACCGGACCAATGAAATTCTCCTGGGCTTGGTGAATATTCGAGGGGAACTCTTGCCCTACATTTCTCTAAGCAATCTTTTGGGGTTAGAACGGCAAGGCACTCATCCGAAACCGTTAAACCCTCAAGGGGATTTGACTCGGACGGTTTATTCTCGGATGGTGGTTGTTAATATTCAAGGAGATATCTGGGTCTTTTCTGTCGATGAAATTGAGGGCATTCACCGATGCGATCGCCATTTGATTGAAGAAGTCCCGGCAGTGGTTTCCAAAGCCCCCATCACCTATACCAAATGGATCGTAAATTGGCAAGATAAAAAGGTAAATTACCTGGATGAAGAATTTGTATTTTCTAGCCTGAAACGGAGGATTTTGTGA
- a CDS encoding hybrid sensor histidine kinase/response regulator, whose protein sequence is MNKNELDLSNLSMLDLFAMEVETQAALLNENLLGLEHHSQSGKELEALMRGAHSIKGAARIVQLNEAVHIAHVMEDYFVGVQEGQIRVSEDHIDILLAGVDLLLSMGQVKEPELKAWMQEHQPEIDLIASQIKNIASPGTLLEDPPQAHPEPQTRGDRPAIPPPTPEPEANPPEPPPKPESDLTPVESPPSPNLVPFPEPEPPEPMRAQSPSSSSSRGDRVVRLSADNLNRLMGLAGESLIEANWLQPFADSLLKLKKQQTQLSKTLEKLEGSLSENGTAQNTKDYLETAQTQEKECLELLNNRINELELFARRFANLSDRLYREVIDSHMRPFSEGVSGFPRMMRDLAKQLGKSVKFEIMGKATKVDRDILDKLESPLTQILRNAIAHGIESPSERIEKGKPAEGTVRLEAVHRGGMLLITISDDGRGINLAEVREQVIANQLVNPEFAHQLTEAELMEFLFLPSFSTVTEVTELSGRGFGLDIAKGMMQEVGGLLRAQSELGKGTRFHLQLPLTLSVIRTLLVEISSEPYGFPLTRIDRIVQIQRGDIFVVENRQYFTLNGQNISLVSAHQVLELEQSELNDDLLSVIVLSDRTNYYGLVVDRFLGERDLVVRPLDPRLGKVRDISAAALMEDGSPVLIIDVEDLVRSLDLLLSSGRLSQITQDSQVKESKRHQKILVVDDSITVREMERKLLQNRGYKVEVAVNGVDAWNAARTGDYDLIITDVDMPRMNGIELVNHLKSHVKLKSTPVIIVSYKDREEDRLLGLEAGANYYLTKSSFHDDTFLNAVIDMIGTPDEI, encoded by the coding sequence GTGAATAAAAATGAACTAGATTTAAGCAATTTATCCATGCTGGATTTATTCGCAATGGAGGTTGAAACTCAGGCTGCCCTATTAAATGAAAATTTATTAGGGTTAGAACATCATAGCCAGTCCGGGAAAGAACTCGAAGCCTTAATGCGGGGTGCTCATTCGATTAAAGGTGCAGCCCGCATTGTTCAGCTCAATGAGGCGGTCCATATTGCTCATGTCATGGAGGACTATTTTGTAGGGGTTCAGGAAGGTCAAATTAGGGTTTCAGAAGACCATATTGATATTCTGCTCGCTGGAGTTGATCTGCTGCTGAGTATGGGCCAGGTCAAAGAACCCGAATTAAAAGCCTGGATGCAGGAACATCAGCCGGAAATTGACCTAATCGCCAGTCAAATTAAAAATATCGCCTCCCCGGGGACTTTGTTAGAAGACCCACCCCAAGCTCACCCAGAACCCCAGACCCGAGGCGATCGCCCCGCCATCCCCCCACCCACCCCAGAACCGGAGGCTAACCCTCCGGAACCCCCACCCAAACCAGAATCGGATCTCACCCCGGTTGAGTCCCCCCCTTCCCCGAACCTGGTGCCGTTTCCTGAACCTGAACCCCCTGAACCGATGAGGGCGCAATCCCCCTCGTCCTCTAGTTCCCGTGGCGATCGCGTTGTCCGATTAAGTGCAGATAACTTAAATCGATTAATGGGTCTCGCCGGGGAGTCCCTGATTGAAGCCAATTGGTTACAACCCTTTGCCGATTCCCTACTCAAACTCAAAAAACAACAGACACAATTATCAAAAACTCTCGAAAAACTAGAAGGTTCCTTGAGCGAAAATGGAACCGCCCAAAATACCAAAGATTATCTGGAAACGGCCCAAACTCAAGAAAAAGAATGCTTAGAACTTCTGAACAATCGCATCAATGAGTTAGAGTTATTTGCCCGTCGTTTTGCGAACCTTTCCGACCGTCTCTATCGGGAAGTGATTGATAGTCACATGAGACCTTTTTCTGAAGGTGTATCGGGTTTTCCTCGGATGATGCGAGACTTAGCTAAACAACTGGGAAAGTCGGTAAAATTTGAAATTATGGGCAAAGCCACCAAGGTTGACCGCGATATTTTAGACAAGTTAGAATCTCCGTTAACGCAAATTTTGCGAAATGCGATCGCCCACGGCATAGAATCTCCTAGCGAACGGATTGAGAAAGGAAAACCCGCCGAAGGAACCGTGCGCCTCGAAGCAGTTCATCGCGGGGGAATGCTCTTGATTACTATTTCTGATGATGGTCGAGGCATCAATTTAGCAGAGGTCCGGGAACAAGTGATTGCCAATCAATTGGTGAATCCTGAGTTTGCCCATCAGCTCACTGAAGCTGAACTGATGGAATTTTTATTCTTACCCAGCTTTTCTACGGTTACTGAGGTTACTGAACTTTCTGGACGGGGTTTTGGGTTAGATATTGCCAAAGGAATGATGCAGGAAGTGGGCGGGTTATTGCGTGCTCAGTCTGAACTGGGAAAAGGCACTCGTTTTCATCTGCAACTGCCCTTAACTTTGTCGGTTATTCGCACCCTGTTAGTCGAAATTTCTTCCGAACCCTACGGGTTTCCGCTCACCCGAATTGATCGGATTGTGCAGATTCAGCGTGGGGATATCTTTGTGGTGGAAAACCGGCAGTATTTTACCCTCAATGGTCAAAATATTAGTTTGGTTAGTGCGCATCAAGTTCTGGAATTGGAACAAAGTGAACTCAATGATGATTTGTTGTCGGTGATTGTACTGAGCGATCGCACCAACTATTATGGCTTAGTGGTCGATCGCTTTCTCGGGGAGCGAGATTTGGTGGTCCGGCCCCTAGACCCCCGTCTGGGCAAGGTCCGGGATATTAGTGCCGCCGCATTAATGGAAGATGGATCTCCGGTTTTAATTATCGATGTGGAAGATTTGGTGCGATCGCTGGATCTGCTCTTGAGTAGTGGACGGTTAAGTCAAATCACTCAGGATTCCCAAGTCAAAGAGTCCAAACGTCATCAAAAAATTCTCGTGGTCGATGATTCGATTACCGTTCGAGAAATGGAACGAAAACTGCTACAAAACAGAGGCTATAAAGTCGAAGTTGCTGTCAATGGAGTTGATGCTTGGAATGCCGCAAGAACTGGGGATTATGACCTAATTATTACCGATGTAGATATGCCGAGAATGAATGGCATTGAATTGGTTAATCACCTAAAAAGCCATGTTAAATTGAAGTCTACTCCGGTGATTATTGTTTCTTACAAAGACCGGGAAGAGGACCGACTATTGGGGTTGGAAGCTGGGGCAAATTATTACCTAACTAAAAGTAGTTTTCATGATGATACATTTTTAAATGCCGTCATTGATATGATTGGGACCCCGGATGAGATTTGA
- a CDS encoding chemotaxis response regulator protein-glutamate methylesterase: protein MKIAIVNDMLLAIEALRRVLTSVPDYELLWVARNGAEALNKCAVVRPDLILMDVFMPVMDGVEATRQIMRDCPCAILLVTSSINTHLPKVFEALGYGALDVVITPILGYYGTAEGGETLLEKIRTIHKLLGKPLSKKPKNLIPVKSCYRNQPYPPLVAIGASTGGPTAIAKILSQLPQDFRISVAIVQHIDVQFSASFVQWLSQQTRLKVELAEVGMTPQPGKIIVAGTNDHLFMRPDRTLGYTKHPLNNPYRPSVDVFFTSLAENWPGQGLGVLLTGMGRDGAVGLSVLRGAGWQTIAQDANSCIVYGMPKAAVELGAVQQSLTPEAIGIKLLSL, encoded by the coding sequence ATGAAAATTGCGATTGTTAATGATATGCTGTTGGCAATAGAAGCCTTACGGCGCGTCTTAACATCAGTGCCGGACTATGAACTTCTCTGGGTGGCCCGGAATGGTGCTGAAGCCCTAAACAAATGTGCTGTAGTCCGACCGGATCTCATTTTAATGGACGTATTCATGCCCGTGATGGATGGGGTAGAGGCAACTCGCCAGATTATGCGTGATTGTCCCTGTGCGATATTGCTGGTGACTTCTAGTATTAACACTCACTTACCGAAAGTATTTGAAGCCCTCGGATATGGGGCGCTTGATGTGGTGATTACGCCGATTCTCGGATACTACGGAACTGCCGAAGGAGGAGAAACCCTCCTGGAAAAAATTAGGACAATTCATAAATTACTGGGTAAACCCCTCAGCAAAAAACCCAAAAATCTGATTCCAGTTAAGTCCTGTTATAGGAATCAACCCTATCCCCCCCTGGTGGCGATCGGAGCTTCTACCGGAGGTCCCACGGCGATCGCCAAGATTTTGTCTCAGTTACCCCAGGATTTTAGAATATCCGTGGCGATCGTCCAGCATATCGATGTCCAGTTTTCCGCCAGTTTTGTCCAGTGGTTATCCCAGCAAACCCGGTTAAAAGTCGAGTTGGCTGAAGTGGGAATGACCCCGCAACCGGGTAAAATTATAGTGGCCGGAACTAACGATCATCTCTTCATGCGTCCCGATCGCACCCTTGGCTATACTAAACATCCCCTGAATAATCCTTATCGTCCCTCGGTGGATGTTTTTTTTACCAGTTTGGCTGAAAACTGGCCGGGACAAGGATTAGGGGTGTTGCTCACCGGCATGGGACGAGATGGAGCCGTGGGGTTGAGTGTCTTGCGAGGGGCAGGTTGGCAGACGATCGCCCAAGATGCCAACAGTTGCATCGTCTATGGAATGCCAAAAGCTGCGGTTGAATTAGGAGCCGTTCAACAAAGTTTGACTCCCGAGGCGATCGGCATCAAACTCCTCAGTCTCTAA
- a CDS encoding hybrid sensor histidine kinase/response regulator: protein MQSRVMSEELIQMNPAIALRFIDPILSGTPEQPMMKELSAQPVSILLIDDQPIVSEAIRRMLATETDIKFYSCTDPDQAIQIATQIQPTVILQDLVMGEIDGLMLLRFFRANPATRDIPIVVLSTKEEPEQKAQAFASGANDYLIKIPDKIELIARIRYHSNAYHNLCKRYEVELTNKYNQELELRVQERTQELTEALENLKQTQAQLVQSEKMSGLGQLVAGIAHEINNPISFISGNLIHFIEYAEGLLTLVELYDQAFPDLPISIQDFRESLDLEFVREDLPRLISSIRGGADRIREIVVNLRNFSRMDESERKQADLHEGIDSTLVMLQHRLEESQIELIKEYGELPSIECYPGQLNQVFINILTNAIDALSDRPEPSPVETVPRKISIKTELQGEGVAIRITDNGIGIPPELQTQIFNPFFTTKEVGQGTGLGLAISYEIIVKKHHGQIRCQSHPSHGTEFTIEIPLGHNKRGNLAEMPLAQRVCPLPSASKIPPTELAAMQWLEVG from the coding sequence ATGCAATCAAGGGTCATGAGTGAGGAATTAATCCAGATGAATCCAGCGATCGCTTTACGTTTTATCGATCCAATTTTGAGTGGGACTCCGGAACAACCCATGATGAAAGAACTTTCAGCCCAACCTGTATCAATTTTATTAATAGACGATCAGCCGATTGTCTCAGAAGCCATTCGGCGGATGTTGGCAACGGAAACAGATATTAAATTTTACTCCTGTACGGATCCGGATCAAGCTATTCAAATCGCCACTCAAATTCAGCCCACGGTGATTTTACAAGATTTAGTCATGGGAGAAATTGATGGGTTGATGCTCCTGCGCTTTTTTAGAGCTAATCCAGCGACTCGTGACATTCCCATCGTGGTTCTGTCTACAAAGGAAGAACCCGAACAAAAAGCCCAAGCCTTTGCTTCGGGAGCCAATGATTATTTAATTAAAATTCCAGATAAAATTGAGCTAATTGCTCGAATTCGGTATCACTCTAATGCCTATCATAACTTATGCAAGCGGTATGAAGTCGAGCTTACCAACAAGTATAATCAAGAGTTGGAATTGCGGGTTCAAGAGCGCACTCAAGAACTGACGGAAGCCCTTGAAAATCTCAAACAAACCCAAGCGCAATTAGTCCAAAGTGAAAAAATGTCTGGTCTTGGGCAACTGGTGGCGGGGATTGCCCATGAGATTAACAACCCCATCAGTTTTATTTCAGGCAACTTGATTCATTTTATTGAATATGCCGAAGGATTATTAACCTTAGTGGAACTGTACGACCAAGCCTTTCCCGACTTGCCGATTAGCATTCAAGATTTTAGGGAATCCCTAGACTTAGAATTTGTTCGGGAAGACTTGCCTCGATTAATATCTTCTATTAGAGGAGGAGCCGATCGCATTCGCGAAATCGTAGTTAATTTACGAAATTTTTCCAGGATGGATGAATCAGAAAGAAAACAGGCAGATCTCCATGAAGGGATTGACAGCACTCTGGTGATGCTGCAACATCGCCTGGAGGAGAGTCAGATTGAACTCATCAAAGAGTATGGAGAGTTACCTTCAATTGAGTGTTACCCTGGACAACTCAATCAGGTGTTTATCAATATTTTAACCAATGCGATCGATGCCTTGAGCGATCGCCCTGAACCTTCTCCAGTTGAGACAGTTCCCCGGAAAATCAGCATTAAAACTGAACTTCAAGGCGAGGGAGTGGCGATTCGGATTACAGATAATGGCATAGGAATTCCCCCAGAACTTCAAACCCAGATTTTCAACCCATTTTTTACCACCAAGGAAGTGGGACAAGGAACGGGATTGGGATTGGCAATCAGCTATGAAATTATCGTCAAAAAACATCACGGACAAATCCGATGCCAGTCACACCCCAGTCACGGTACTGAGTTTACCATTGAAATTCCGTTGGGGCATAACAAACGAGGTAATCTTGCCGAAATGCCCCTGGCTCAAAGAGTCTGTCCCCTTCCCTCAGCTTCTAAAATACCTCCAACAGAACTCGCGGCAATGCAGTGGCTTGAAGTCGGTTAA
- the ilvB gene encoding biosynthetic-type acetolactate synthase large subunit, which produces MLSESRSDRKTKPVVVPTRRTGAYALMDSLKRHGVKHIFGYPGGAILPIYDELYRFEATGDVQHILVRHEQGASHAADGYARATGKVGVCFGTSGPGATNLVTGIATAHMDSIPMVIITGQVPRAAIGTDAFQETDIYGITLPIVKHSYVVRDPRDMARIVAEGFHIASTGRPGPVLIDVPKDVGLEEFDYVPVEPGSIKLPGYRPTVKGNPRQINQAIELIRQAKKPLLYVGGGAIAASAHHEIKELAEHFQIPVTTTLMGIGAFEEHHPLSLGMLGMHGTAYANFAVSECDLLIAVGARFDDRVTGKLDEFAARAKVIHIDIDPAEVGKNRGPEVPIVGDVQQVLMDLLRRLRETGDLADVNQTKEWLGRIERWREDYPLLVPYPENALSPQEAIVEVGRQAPDAYYTTDVGQHQMWAAQFLKNGPRRWISSAGLGTMGFGVPAAMGSQVALPDHQTICISGDASFQMNLQELGTIAQYGIKVKIVIINNGWQGMVRQWQETFYGERYSSSNMEIGMPDIPLLCQAYGMKGKVVSTRDELSGAIAEMLAHDGPFILDVHVTRNENCYPMVAPGKSNAQMLGLPELKQKDLQVELVYCSNCGAKNASTNHFCPECGTKL; this is translated from the coding sequence ATGCTTTCAGAAAGCAGATCAGACAGAAAAACCAAACCCGTCGTGGTTCCCACTCGTAGAACCGGCGCTTATGCGTTGATGGATAGTCTCAAGCGCCACGGAGTCAAACATATTTTTGGTTATCCGGGTGGGGCAATTTTACCGATTTATGATGAACTGTATCGGTTTGAAGCCACAGGGGATGTCCAGCATATTTTAGTTCGCCATGAACAAGGAGCCTCTCATGCGGCAGATGGCTATGCCCGTGCCACAGGCAAGGTGGGGGTTTGCTTTGGGACATCCGGTCCGGGGGCAACTAATTTAGTCACCGGGATTGCCACCGCCCACATGGATTCGATTCCGATGGTGATTATCACCGGACAGGTACCCCGTGCCGCGATCGGGACTGATGCGTTCCAGGAAACGGATATTTATGGAATTACCTTACCGATTGTCAAACATTCTTATGTGGTGCGCGACCCTCGGGATATGGCGCGGATTGTGGCGGAAGGGTTTCATATTGCCAGTACCGGCAGACCCGGTCCGGTGTTGATTGATGTGCCCAAAGATGTTGGGTTGGAAGAGTTTGACTATGTGCCGGTGGAACCAGGGAGTATTAAATTACCCGGATATCGACCGACGGTGAAAGGGAATCCCCGGCAAATTAATCAGGCGATCGAGTTAATTCGCCAAGCCAAAAAACCCTTGCTGTATGTCGGTGGGGGGGCGATCGCCGCCAGTGCACATCACGAAATTAAAGAACTCGCCGAACATTTTCAGATTCCCGTGACAACGACCCTAATGGGCATCGGGGCCTTTGAGGAACATCATCCCCTGTCCTTGGGAATGTTAGGAATGCATGGCACCGCCTACGCAAATTTTGCCGTTAGCGAATGTGATTTGCTGATTGCCGTCGGTGCTCGTTTTGATGATCGCGTTACCGGGAAGCTAGATGAGTTTGCCGCCCGGGCTAAAGTGATTCATATCGATATTGACCCCGCAGAGGTGGGCAAAAACCGGGGACCCGAGGTTCCCATCGTCGGAGATGTGCAGCAAGTGCTCATGGATCTGTTGCGTCGCCTGCGGGAAACCGGGGATCTTGCCGATGTCAATCAAACCAAAGAATGGTTAGGACGAATTGAGCGCTGGCGGGAAGATTATCCCTTGTTGGTGCCCTATCCAGAAAACGCCCTCTCTCCCCAAGAGGCGATCGTAGAAGTGGGACGGCAAGCACCGGATGCCTACTACACCACCGACGTGGGACAGCATCAAATGTGGGCTGCCCAGTTCCTAAAAAATGGCCCCCGACGATGGATTTCCAGTGCTGGATTAGGCACAATGGGATTTGGAGTTCCAGCAGCGATGGGTTCCCAAGTGGCGCTACCGGATCACCAAACCATCTGTATCAGTGGCGATGCCAGCTTCCAGATGAACCTCCAAGAATTGGGAACGATCGCCCAGTACGGGATTAAAGTCAAAATTGTCATTATCAATAATGGCTGGCAGGGGATGGTCCGCCAATGGCAAGAAACCTTCTATGGGGAACGCTACTCCTCGTCCAACATGGAGATTGGGATGCCGGATATTCCCTTACTCTGTCAGGCATACGGCATGAAAGGCAAGGTGGTATCAACCCGGGACGAACTCTCAGGGGCGATCGCTGAAATGCTGGCCCATGATGGACCCTTTATCCTCGATGTCCATGTCACCCGCAACGAAAACTGCTATCCAATGGTAGCCCCGGGTAAGAGTAATGCTCAAATGCTAGGTTTACCCGAACTCAAGCAAAAAGACTTGCAGGTTGAGTTAGTTTACTGTAGCAACTGCGGGGCAAAAAATGCCTCAACGAATCACTTCTGCCCTGAATGCGGGACGAAGTTGTAG
- a CDS encoding tetratricopeptide repeat protein, translated as MEPIRDLHPLSNSELEHYFLQLLDGIHKGWQQVKVRRFFEAFSDRVTDERWSDWLQQFGSNLLASPAPNQELARRLQRLGELGYGSVSTTARQIATQLLGREAPSDIHRETPVPNEEPAQNADLTGTQTASTELNLGEISNSVESSETAVPELGAESAQLETVPGLAVSLDELGTVQEQEPPVGIQPLDEPLDVNGWFTRGVERLEAGDDRAALNAFNRVIELDSNHASAWMNRGNALFNLAQAEDALSAYDRAIELRPDDAFSWGARGDALYDLERIDEALTSWNKSLELKPDNADVWYSKGLALGINLGQWDEALTSLEQAIALNANDVQFWFYRGIALSSLNQLEEALTSWDKVLEIKPDFRDAWINKGVVLQKLGRYSEAIEANNQAIGLL; from the coding sequence TTGGAACCGATACGAGACCTTCACCCCCTAAGTAATTCCGAATTAGAGCATTATTTTCTCCAGTTGCTAGATGGCATTCATAAAGGTTGGCAGCAAGTTAAAGTGCGGCGATTTTTTGAAGCCTTCAGCGATCGCGTCACCGATGAGCGCTGGAGTGATTGGTTACAGCAATTTGGCAGCAATTTATTGGCTTCTCCCGCCCCCAATCAGGAGTTGGCACGCCGATTACAGCGTCTCGGGGAACTGGGCTATGGGTCCGTTAGTACCACGGCTCGTCAAATTGCCACTCAGTTATTGGGACGAGAAGCACCCTCAGACATTCACCGGGAAACACCCGTTCCCAATGAGGAACCGGCACAAAATGCAGACTTGACAGGGACTCAAACCGCTTCAACGGAGTTAAATCTCGGGGAAATATCCAATTCGGTGGAGAGTTCCGAGACGGCGGTACCGGAGTTAGGAGCAGAATCAGCTCAATTGGAAACTGTCCCAGGATTAGCGGTGAGTCTGGACGAGTTGGGGACGGTTCAAGAGCAAGAACCGCCTGTGGGGATTCAACCCTTGGATGAACCTTTGGATGTGAACGGATGGTTTACCCGAGGGGTGGAACGGTTGGAGGCAGGGGACGATCGCGCCGCTCTGAATGCCTTTAATCGCGTCATTGAACTCGACTCCAATCATGCCAGCGCTTGGATGAATCGAGGGAATGCCTTGTTTAATTTAGCGCAAGCTGAAGATGCTCTATCCGCTTATGATCGCGCCATTGAACTTCGCCCGGATGATGCATTTTCTTGGGGTGCGCGGGGAGATGCCCTTTACGATTTAGAACGCATTGATGAGGCATTAACCAGTTGGAATAAGTCTTTAGAATTAAAGCCCGATAATGCCGATGTTTGGTATAGTAAAGGGTTAGCTTTAGGGATTAATTTAGGCCAATGGGATGAGGCATTAACCAGTTTGGAGCAGGCGATCGCCCTCAACGCTAATGATGTGCAGTTTTGGTTTTATCGCGGAATTGCTCTATCGAGTTTAAATCAGTTAGAAGAGGCATTAACCAGTTGGGATAAGGTCTTAGAAATTAAACCCGACTTTCGCGATGCTTGGATTAATAAAGGGGTTGTATTGCAAAAACTAGGCCGCTATTCCGAGGCGATCGAGGCGAATAATCAGGCGATCGGTTTGTTGTAG
- a CDS encoding indolepyruvate ferredoxin oxidoreductase subunit alpha — MPHTIVTNTCEGVADCVDACPVACIHEGPGKNVKGTDWYWIDFATCIDCGICVQVCPVEGAIVPEERPELQQTPQ, encoded by the coding sequence GTGCCACATACCATAGTAACCAACACCTGTGAAGGCGTCGCCGATTGTGTCGATGCCTGTCCCGTCGCCTGCATTCATGAGGGTCCGGGGAAAAATGTTAAGGGGACCGATTGGTATTGGATTGATTTTGCCACTTGTATTGACTGCGGCATCTGTGTACAAGTTTGCCCGGTAGAAGGGGCGATCGTCCCGGAAGAACGACCGGAACTCCAGCAGACGCCGCAATAA